A genomic stretch from Ooceraea biroi isolate clonal line C1 chromosome 3, Obir_v5.4, whole genome shotgun sequence includes:
- the LOC113561658 gene encoding uncharacterized protein LOC113561658, giving the protein MTRENWRNVADGFYKQWDFPNCIGAFDGKHIRIQAPKNSERDEAFPLKTYLLRPYSKPKKRYQQNQASAAEISATLETDENINNNYETTENMHQHNISEFPGLTSLSLSQRVFNYRLSRVRRVIENAFGILVSKWAILKGTLCCKVDNAVSIVMTIICLYNFLLESEIDISPLQRLYQNVGLVDRDGSYGESLQN; this is encoded by the exons ATGACAAGAGAGAATTGGCGTAATGTAGCTGATGGATTTTACAAACAGTGGGACTTCCCTAACTGTATAGGTGCATTTGACGGGAAGCACATCAGAATTCAAGCTCCAAAAAATTCAG AGC GTGATGAAGCTTTCCCGCTTAAAACTTATTTACTGAGACCTTATTCGAAGCCAAAGAAACGCTATCAACAAAATCAAGCTTCTGCTGCAGAAATATCAGCAACTCTTGAAACAGATGAgaacataaataataactatGAAACGACAGAAAACATGCACCAACATAATATAAGTGAATTCCCTGGTCTCACTAGTCTTTCGCTATCACAGAGAGTTTTTAATTACAGACTCTCCAGAGTTCGGAGAGTCATTGAAAATGCTTTTGGTATTCTTGTTTCCAAATGGGCCATTCTAAAAGGTACTCTCTGTTGTAAGGTAGATAATGCGGTGTCAATAGTCATGACTATTATTTGCCTATACAATTTTCTTCTGGAAAGTGAGATTGACATATCGCCCCTACAACGTTTATATCAAAATGTAGGACTTGTTGACAGAGATGGATCATATGGCGAGTCATTGCAAAATTGA